The following are from one region of the Bactrocera oleae isolate idBacOlea1 chromosome 6, idBacOlea1, whole genome shotgun sequence genome:
- the dlt gene encoding protein disks lost: MTTSEIKLKQLLCANVEVPTQTTKDDIISMDHFRQWFLQQFKETNSLTCDSLDNFAIYFLNTMRQQTEKYLRTNEIEQTCQTPVKTSKLITNNSDIDGYEKKIAFNTPKRVSLYPQNSAPTTPNFASTPEQVNKSKGYFECSLLTDTSSNYRNNGKDISSTVSTPAHSMERSLTSTYKSDASTPMRRNQNSNRRSGNSSLLPVTPHSTEKSVRSNSATSSFCLGDFMVLQQNNNRSNRKKATSTQIQNTATSSCNETPTNSKPKKRVVPTTISNRSVVGAAGELKAFGCNSSFSNDNNILKLSNAEIEDKNKCSIMAARKSLKLNAVVISKEMEITSIGEEEKNLREMVKRKLRDVTLNVETETTKATLKAQPPIVELEKIKNHAYIQRLADIYVVLMDLNFVTNILSEMAFMVNLLNTQETTLDDLEVYTSEGTNIKCTSIEEESIGIQMLSNVTNCIYFALCVIRRQRHLFAHLDIKSLGVVLHNERIHCLDTDLKLYLESIYHLKQNLHQDKSQAFETSTTIERSFKSVYYQEDKDSRQHFTSNNEFGAFKTQRDLFYKVLKLWETHHLNPNWNYTQELAPRIREIFKQSENSINMAHFAKLFVSQLLISASDATSPEDIGLDVDAEKFSKLAQRLVAPSNFSVDYQFPRNQAFFRDFIAEARSIPFTEQLKMALYFQLITLNNSTFEQTNLLTDNKDADELETDNDKAECGEFIVRAETLASMIILAKFLGFVTAYPYSQHLHTATISGSIEKKQLLLRGLFKPHFNVSHHLLEAIKYNKMLITLPWLVQYLAMLDNVTLQLSDFAETTQLLFALYTTIGCNSTPRSLTATSIFILRCCMGWLFDTKPFIAENYFRYRTTQTTTNIGTRTHDETHAEHVEPEKLIVGILGATHDSSNVAGSKHVSVPNDNNICKEITLNPLLESLLTVACPFLAEFRVAIMPSKYATTKLASRTGRYRHITTRIAEPQSLAVNSPSHIACNTDTNVINSQRVQQNKLIEAFLHSQNPSMRRLIEFVTERVYKSVVKDGQHKYILPTKATADKRVNEITSSNIDEVYKIVSNNYISAYDEVHLLWESNIPKLLDERIAIALAALLPTETTPIVQKTYSQLIRQNAMKRVKQWFLDNVQPTSFYCGDLNEITQKICKANKKKQQSSSTSELKIVSFKPSVSDLLDELQYWLHCTSLRPELLIAGSEEIVAFLQRIPKAFVNTLPTIFYRLIGAGVIQIIQQLIIHKPSCVTIELMESACTILLHPNFIALTNTTERSKNNNNQSNAQSVNNVSDDESTSTSSTDMNRTPNIYDALITVAFIEALGDNSDLFGKLKDLLVYMITQQVLTIDKVNALFIPIFKENWPINVLNEISKTLQRIADDTAKIGRTKRPDIADDGESSEDEAKSHLFMEVLADLSRDVDNLDFY; this comes from the coding sequence ATGACTACGTcggaaataaaattgaaacagTTGTTATGTGCTAATGTGGAAGTGCCAACACAAACAACTAAAGATGACATCATTTCTATGGACCATTTTCGACAATGGTTTCTTCAGCAATTCAAGGAGACAAACTCGCTTACTTGTGACAGTTTGGACAATTTTGCAATATATTTCTTGAATACTATGCGTCaacaaactgaaaaatatttgcgCACAAACGAAATAGAGCAAACTTGCCAAACGCCtgtaaaaacaagtaaattgATAACTAATAATAGCGATATCGATGGCTATGAAAAAAAGATTGCTTTCAATACACCCAAACGTGTGTCACTATACCCACAGAATTCGGCGCCAACCACACCAAATTTTGCCTCAACTCCGGAGCAAGTGAATAAAAGTAAAGGTTACTTTGAATGCAGCCTACTTACGGACACCTCAAGCAATTATCGAAATAATGGTAAAGACATCTCGTCTACGGTTTCTACGCCTGCTCATTCGATGGAACGAAGCTTAACAAGTACTTATAAAAGTGACGCATCTACGCCTATGCGTCGCAATCAGAACAGCAATCGCCGTTCGGGAAATAGCTCATTGCTCCCAGTAACGCCTCATAGCACTGAAAAGTCAGTACGCAGCAACAGCGCTACCTCCAGCTTCTGCCTTGGTGACTTTATGGTACTCCAACAAAACAACAACCGTTCGAACCGAAAGAAAGCCACATCTACACAAATTCAAAACACTGCCACATCGTCATGTAATGAAACTCCAACTAATAGTAAACCCAAAAAGCGCGTAGTTCCAACCACTATAAGTAATCGTTCAGTTGTAGGTGCTGCAGGCGAGCTAAAAGCTTTTGGCTGCAACAGTTCATTCAGCAATGATAACAATATACTTAAACTATCTAATGCTGAAATTGaggataaaaataaatgcagtaTTATGGCTGCTAGGAAATCGCTGAAACTAAATGCTGTTGTAATAAGTAAAGAAATGGAAATCACATCGATTGGTGAGGAAGAGAAAAATTTACGTGAAATGGTTAAGCGCAAGCTAAGGGATGTCACATTAAATGTGGAAACGGAAACAACGAAAGCTACACTTAAAGCTCAACCGCCCATAGTAGAgctagaaaaaatcaaaaatcacgCTTATATACAACGTTTGGCAGACATATATGTAGTTTTAAtggatttaaattttgtaaccaACATACTAAGTGAAATGGCGTTTATGGTTAATTTGTTAAACACACAGGAGACCACGCTAGACGACCTTGAAGTTTATACTAGCGAAGGCACAAATATAAAATGCACCTCAATTGAAGAAGAATCGATAGGCATACAAATGCTGAGTAATGTaacaaattgcatttatttcGCTCTCTGTGTAATTAGACGTCAGCGACACTTGTTTGCACACCTCGATATTAAAAGTTTGGGTGTAGTTCTGCATAACGAACGCATTCACTGTCTTGATACGGATTTGAAATTGTACTTGGAATCTATTTATCAccttaaacaaaatttgcacCAAGATAAGTCGCAAGCATTCGAAACTTCCACTACAATCGAACGCTCGTTTAAGAGCGTTTACTATCAAGAAGATAAAGATTCAAGACAGCATTTCACTTCCAATAACGAATTTGGCGCCTTCAAAACTCAACGTGACCTTTTTTACAAAGTACTTAAACTGTGGGAAACTCATCATCTTAATCCCAATTGGAATTACACACAGGAGTTGGCACCAAGAATACGCGAAATTTTCAAACAGTCGGAAAATTCAATCAATATGGCGCATTTTGCCAAATTGTTTGTCTCACAACTATTGATATCAGCCAGTGATGCAACTTCACCCGAAGACATTGGTTTAGATGTTGATGCCGAAAAGTTCAGTAAACTAGCGCAACGTTTAGTCGCACCCAGTAATTTCAGCGTCGATTATCAATTTCCACGTAATCAAGCTTTCTTTCGTGATTTCATTGCCGAAGCTAGATCTATACCATTTACTGAACAATTAAAAATGGCGCTATATTTTCAACTAATTACGCTAAATAATTCTACATTTGAACAAACGAATTTATTGACTGACAACAAAGATGCGGATGAGCTCGAAACGGATAATGACAAAGCGGAGTGCGGTGAATTTATAGTGCGTGCTGAAACACTAGCGTCCATGATCATATTAGCGAAATTTCTCGGCTTTGTAACCGCATATCCCTATAGTCAGCACTTACATACTGCAACCATATCAGGGAGCATTGAAAAGAAGCAGTTATTATTACGCGGCTTATTTAAACCGCACTTCAATGTATCACACCATTTGTTAGAGGCAAtcaaatataacaaaatgcTTATAACTTTACCATGGTTGGTACAATATCTTGCAATGCTGGATAATGTTACGCTACAATTGTCCGACTTTGCCGAAACTACCCAGCTGCTATTTGCCTTATACACCACAATCGGCTGTAATTCAACACCCAGATCTTTGACCGCAACATCGATATTCATTCTACGTTGCTGTATGGGTTGGCTTTTTGATACCAAACCATTCATAGCggaaaattattttagatataGAACGACGCAAACAACTACAAATATTGGCACGAGAACGCACGATGAAACACACGCGGAACATGTCGAACCAGAAAAATTAATTGTGGGTATTTTAGGTGCCACGCATGATAGCAGCAATGTTGCTGGTAGCAAACATGTTTCCGTTCCAAATGATAACAACATATGTAAGGAAATTACACTTAATCCCTTACTTGAATCTCTACTTACCGTTGCCTGTCCATTTTTGGCAGAATTTCGTGTAGCCATAATGCCAAgtaaatatgcaacaacaaaattggcATCACGCACCGGTAGATATCGCCATATAACCACACGCATTGCCGAGCCACAATCCTTAGCTGTTAATTCGCCATCACACATTGCCTGTAACACAGACACGAATGTCATCAATTCACAACGAGTGCAACAAAATAAACTTATTGAAGCATTTCTGCATTCACAGAACCCCTCCATGCGCCGTCTTATAGAATTTGTCACTGAAAGAGTGTATAAGTCGGTGGTTAAGGACGGacaacacaaatatatactgCCTACAAAAGCTACAGCTGATAAGCGTGTAAATGAGATCACTTCTTCTAATATAGATGAGGTGTATAAAATAGTATCTAACAACTACATTAGTGCCTACGATGAAGTGCATCTACTTTGGGAATCAAATATACCAAAACTGTTAGACGAACGCATTGCAATTGCTCTAGCTGCGCTGCTACCAACGGAAACAACGCCTATAGTACAAAAAACCTACTCACAATTGATTAGACAAAATGCTATGAAACGCGTAAAACAGTGGTTTCTCGATAATGTGCAACCAACTAGCTTTTATTGTGGTGATTTAAATGAAATCACccaaaaaatatgcaaagcaaataaaaagaaacaacaatCGTCATCAACGTCTGAATTGAAAATAGTCAGTTTCAAGCCAAGCGTCTCTGATTTACTTGACGAACTACAATACTGGCTTCATTGCACCTCCTTACGCCCAGAGTTACTTATAGCAGGATCTGAAGAAATTGTAGCATTTTTGCAAAGAATACCCAAAGCATTTGTAAATACATTGCCAACAATTTTTTATCGTCTTATCGGCGCAGGTgttatacaaattattcaacAATTAATAATTCATAAGCCTTCATGTGTTACAATCGAATTAATGGAATCAGCTTGTACAATTCTGTTGCATCCAAATTTTATTGCGCTCACAAATACCACAGAAcgtagtaaaaataataataaccaaaGTAACGCACAATCTGTCAATAATGTCAGTGACGACGAAAGCACTAGTACTAGTTCGACAGATATGAATAGGACGCCTAATATTTATGATGCACTGATCACGGTGGCATTTATCGAAGCTCTAGGAGATAATAGTGATTTATTTGGAAAACTAAAAGACTTGCTAGTTTATATGATAACACAACAAGTACTTACCATAGACAAAGTCAATGCGTTGTTTATACCGATTTTCAAAGAGAATTGGCCCATAAACGTGCTGAATGAAATCTCGAAAACACTACAACGAATTGCTGATGATACCGCCAAAATAGGAAGAACGAAACGTCCTGATATCGCTGACGACGGCGAGAGTAGTGAAGACGAAGCCAAATCCCATTTATTTATGGAAGTGTTGGCCGATCTCTCAAGAGACGTtgataatttagatttttattaa